One Methanocaldococcus infernus ME DNA segment encodes these proteins:
- a CDS encoding radical SAM protein, producing the protein MIKNLYRKHLSKIKFFKILANFIYYKKRYKFSLLDILKNRSIMYFILEIKKETMPLPFFVQIEPTTKCNLNCEFCTRKTLPDYRLNKDINLELVKKILKENPNLKIVKLQGLGESTISNNLKEIAEILKSKDIYLITVVNGTTLIHEKIRQILLRYFDEIIISIDSVDEETFERIRKGAKFKNVIQGLKNLIKENQNFKRKIKINYVFSHLNYKEIPKAIEFFESLGVDKDY; encoded by the coding sequence ATGATAAAAAATCTCTATAGAAAGCATTTGTCTAAAATAAAATTTTTTAAAATATTGGCTAACTTTATTTATTACAAGAAACGGTATAAATTTAGTTTATTAGACATACTAAAAAATAGATCTATAATGTATTTTATTTTAGAAATTAAAAAAGAGACAATGCCATTACCTTTTTTTGTCCAAATTGAGCCTACTACCAAATGTAATCTAAACTGTGAATTTTGTACAAGAAAAACTTTACCTGATTATAGGCTAAATAAAGATATTAATTTAGAACTTGTTAAAAAAATATTAAAAGAAAATCCCAATTTAAAGATAGTTAAACTTCAGGGATTGGGAGAGTCCACTATTTCAAATAACTTAAAAGAAATTGCAGAGATTCTAAAATCAAAAGATATTTACCTAATAACTGTAGTAAATGGGACTACTTTAATACATGAAAAAATTAGACAAATACTTCTTAGATATTTTGATGAAATAATAATTTCAATAGACAGTGTAGATGAAGAAACGTTTGAAAGAATAAGAAAAGGTGCTAAATTTAAAAATGTTATTCAAGGACTTAAGAATTTAATTAAAGAAAATCAAAATTTTAAAAGAAAAATTAAAATAAATTATGTATTTTCACATTTAAACTATAAAGAGATTCCTAAAGCAATTGAATTTTTTGAAAGTTTAGGTGTTGACAAGGATTATTAG
- the glf gene encoding UDP-galactopyranose mutase, translating into MDFDVIVVGSGFAGSVLAERLANVLNKKVLIIEKRNHISGNMYDYEKYGFYIHKYGPHIFHTNNKEVFDYLSQFTEWIPYYHKVLANIDGKKVPLPFNLNTLYRLFPIEYAKKLEKKLIDNFGYGVKIPILKLKEKSKEIEDKDLEYLANYIYEKVFLNYTRKQWDLEPEELMGVTDRVPILISRDDRYFQDKYQVMPKEGYTKMFERMLSSKNIKIMLNTDYKEIVKIDFDEGKVYLFNNEFKGIFIYTGEIDYFFNYKYGKLPYRSLRFKFIELDKKFYLDTATENFPNEYEFTRITEFKHFYKSVNDGNINKTIIVEEYPEKYNEENEPYYPIPKKEYLEIYEKYKKEVSNLNNKFRNIKFYFVGRLAEYRYYNMDKVVERALEVFEEIKEGEKNE; encoded by the coding sequence ATGGATTTTGATGTAATTGTTGTTGGTTCAGGATTTGCAGGTTCAGTATTAGCTGAAAGATTGGCAAATGTTTTAAATAAAAAGGTTTTAATTATTGAAAAAAGAAATCACATATCTGGTAACATGTATGATTATGAAAAATATGGATTTTATATTCATAAGTATGGACCCCATATTTTTCATACTAACAATAAGGAAGTTTTTGATTATTTATCTCAATTCACTGAGTGGATTCCATATTATCATAAAGTGTTGGCAAACATAGATGGAAAAAAAGTACCCTTACCATTTAATCTTAATACTTTATATAGATTATTCCCTATAGAATATGCAAAGAAATTAGAAAAAAAACTAATAGACAATTTTGGTTATGGGGTAAAAATCCCAATATTGAAGTTAAAAGAGAAATCTAAAGAAATCGAAGACAAAGATTTAGAATATTTAGCTAATTATATTTATGAAAAAGTTTTTCTAAACTATACAAGAAAACAGTGGGACTTAGAGCCTGAAGAACTTATGGGAGTTACTGATAGAGTTCCTATTTTAATATCAAGAGATGATAGATATTTTCAAGATAAATATCAAGTAATGCCTAAAGAAGGTTATACAAAAATGTTTGAAAGAATGTTAAGTAGTAAAAATATTAAAATTATGCTAAACACCGATTATAAAGAAATAGTTAAAATTGATTTTGATGAAGGGAAAGTTTATTTGTTTAACAATGAGTTTAAAGGAATATTTATATATACTGGAGAAATTGATTATTTTTTTAATTACAAGTATGGAAAACTACCATATAGAAGTTTAAGATTTAAGTTTATTGAGTTAGATAAAAAATTTTATTTAGATACTGCTACTGAAAATTTTCCTAATGAATATGAATTTACGAGAATAACAGAGTTCAAGCACTTTTATAAAAGTGTTAATGATGGGAATATAAATAAAACTATTATAGTTGAAGAATATCCAGAAAAATATAATGAAGAAAATGAACCTTACTATCCAATTCCAAAAAAGGAATATTTAGAAATTTATGAAAAATATAAAAAAGAAGTAAGTAATCTAAATAATAAATTCAGAAATATTAAATTTTATTTTGTTGGAAGATTGGCAGAGTATAGATATTACAATATGGATAAGGTTGTAGAGAGAGCTTTAGAAGTGTTCGAAGAAATAAAAGAAGGTGAAAAAAATGAATAA
- a CDS encoding oligosaccharide flippase family protein: MSYKERVVKGITWNFLLLMLSAPIGYLVRVLYANELPKLDVGLFYAVLDFLVYC, from the coding sequence ATGTCTTATAAAGAGAGGGTTGTTAAAGGTATTACTTGGAATTTTTTACTTCTGATGTTATCCGCTCCTATTGGTTATCTAGTTAGGGTTCTTTATGCTAATGAGCTTCCTAAGTTGGATGTTGGTTTATTCTATGCTGTTTTGGATTTTTTGGTATATTGCTAA
- a CDS encoding sulfite exporter TauE/SafE family protein produces the protein MIEFPFIILGFLVGTIVGLTGIGGGVLMTPLLIFLGVEPLIAVGTDLLYATATKGLSSYLHNKKGNVDKKIALKLFFGTFPAVLLGGLILRMINRDIINNFLTAMLAVILILTSLINLKKEFFIFKKKVNSSYILVFFGFVVGLVVQFTSVGSGVLITFALMNFTDLSPKCIVGTSLFYGLLLTFVSSLNYIDLGLVNYFLVLSLIVGTIPGVFLGVYLNYKLHPKYLRKLISIMILFFGVYLLFNVLK, from the coding sequence TTGATAGAGTTTCCCTTTATTATTTTAGGTTTTTTAGTGGGGACAATTGTAGGGCTTACGGGGATTGGTGGAGGGGTTTTAATGACTCCTCTATTAATATTTTTAGGAGTTGAGCCTCTTATAGCAGTTGGAACTGATTTATTATATGCAACAGCAACTAAAGGTTTAAGTTCTTATCTCCACAATAAAAAGGGTAATGTGGATAAAAAGATAGCCTTAAAATTGTTTTTTGGAACTTTTCCTGCTGTATTATTGGGAGGGCTGATATTAAGGATGATAAATAGAGATATAATAAATAACTTCTTAACAGCAATGCTGGCAGTAATATTAATTTTAACTTCTTTGATTAATTTAAAAAAAGAATTTTTTATTTTTAAGAAGAAGGTTAACTCTTCTTATATTTTAGTGTTTTTTGGGTTTGTTGTTGGATTAGTAGTCCAGTTTACTTCTGTGGGTAGTGGGGTTTTAATCACTTTTGCTTTAATGAATTTTACAGATTTGAGTCCAAAATGCATAGTAGGAACTAGTTTATTTTATGGACTTTTACTAACTTTTGTTAGTAGTTTAAACTATATAGATTTGGGGTTAGTAAATTATTTTTTAGTGTTGTCTTTAATTGTTGGTACAATTCCTGGTGTGTTCTTAGGAGTTTATTTAAATTATAAATTACATCCAAAATATTTAAGAAAATTAATTTCTATTATGATTTTATTTTTTGGAGTTTATCTATTATTTAATGTTCTAAAATGA